In Haliotis asinina isolate JCU_RB_2024 chromosome 16, JCU_Hal_asi_v2, whole genome shotgun sequence, the following are encoded in one genomic region:
- the LOC137268283 gene encoding glyoxylate reductase/hydroxypyruvate reductase-like, whose protein sequence is MAETILQTRAKVYVTRTVPQRGLDILLQGCNVSMWNSEERVPRGELLHSVSGVDGILCMRSDQIDREVLDAAGPSLRAVATMSTMTDHIDVKECNRRDIRVLASPNQSTVGLADLTLALILLAWKTSNEAPYLDNCNLQNGTVSTVCLKNLCNKTFGIYGLTILGHSVAQRLKELGVTNIIAADYLYNKLTCSSDIEIVSWKELITRSDVLCICVQHDNNPPEVFSKEVFQQMKNTAIIVDCQNGNAMSYADLYEALRGGDIAAAGINDCNQEPVPFRYPLAGLHNCVFLPQTDERLYDQRHKLSMTVATSLKNALYAQDQNKEVC, encoded by the exons ATGGCCGAAACGATTCTACAAACCCGAGCTAAG GTGTACGTGACACGCACGGTGCCCCAGCGAGGTCTTGATATTCTGCTTCAGGGCTGTAACGTGTCCATGTGGAATAGCGAGGAACGTGTTCCCAGAGGGGAGCTCCTGCACAGCGTCTCGGGCGTGGACGGCATTCTGTGCATGCGCAGTGATCAGATAGACCGCGAGGTGTTAGACGCAGCAG GGCCATCTCTGCGAGCTGTTGCCACCATGTCCACAATGACAGATCACATTGACGTGAAGGAATGCAACAGACGTGACATCCGAGTTCTAGCTAGTCCCAACCAATCAACAGTGGGCTTAGCTGACCTCACTCTAGCACTAATCCTTTTGGCTTGGAAGACATCCAATGAAG cACCCTACTTGGACAACTGCAATTTGCAAAACGGCACGGTCAGCACCGTGTGCCTCAAGAACCTTTGCAACAAGACATTTGGCATCTATGGCCTGACCATCCTCGGTCACAGCGTGGCACAGCGTCTGAAAGAACTGGGCGTGACCAACATTATTGCAGCGGATTATCTTTACAACAAGCTCACCTGTTCTTCTGACATTGAGATCGTGTCTTGGAAGGAGCTGATCACCCGGTCAGACGTTCTGTGCATATGTGTTCAACATGACAACAACCCGCCAGAAGTGTTCTCTAAGGAAGTGTTCCAGCAAATGAAGAACACAGCCATTATTGTAGATTGCCAGAACGGAAACGCCATGAGTTACGCTGATCTGTACGAGGCGCTCCGTGGAGGGGATATAGCTGCTGCTGGCATTAATGATTGCAACCAGGAACCTGTCCCCTTCAGGTACCCACTAGCAGGGCTCCACAACTGTGTTTTCCTTCCCCAGACGGACGAGAGGTTGTACGACCAGAGGCACAAGTTATCCATGACAGTAGCGACCAGTCTGAAAAATGCTCTGTACGCACAAGACCAGAACAAGGAAGTGTGTTAA